In Prevotella sp. oral taxon 475, one DNA window encodes the following:
- a CDS encoding DUF4294 domain-containing protein gives MKRQLLLLLLALCWTCILPAQSPDPQPVNPEDREVDMNNPTFVPMVRVSKVLQNGDSIPYVELNNVYVYPPLELKDERQRAAYNRLVYNVKKVLPIAKECNRMIIETYEYLQTLPNKKAREAHMKKVEADIKREYTPRMKKLTYAQGKLLIKLVYRECSSSSYHLIQAFLGPVRAGFYQTFAWFFGASLKKEYEPEGVDRLTERVVLQVEAGQI, from the coding sequence ATGAAACGCCAACTGTTACTCCTGCTCCTGGCCCTGTGCTGGACCTGTATATTGCCGGCTCAAAGCCCCGACCCACAACCTGTGAACCCCGAAGATCGGGAGGTAGACATGAACAATCCCACCTTCGTACCGATGGTGCGGGTGAGCAAAGTGTTGCAAAATGGCGACAGCATTCCTTATGTCGAACTCAACAACGTGTATGTTTATCCGCCTCTCGAACTGAAAGACGAACGCCAGCGGGCCGCTTACAATCGCCTGGTTTATAACGTCAAGAAGGTGTTGCCCATTGCCAAAGAGTGCAATCGGATGATTATTGAGACCTACGAGTATCTTCAAACCCTGCCCAACAAGAAAGCACGAGAGGCGCATATGAAGAAAGTGGAGGCCGACATCAAACGAGAATACACCCCAAGGATGAAGAAACTCACCTACGCACAGGGAAAACTGCTCATCAAACTGGTCTACCGCGAATGCAGTTCCTCGTCCTACCATCTCATCCAAGCCTTTCTTGGCCCCGTACGCGCCGGTTTTTACCAAACCTTTGCCTGGTTTTTCGGAGCCAGTTTGAAGAAAGAGTATGAGCCGGAAGGGGTCGATCGACTCACTGAACGAGTGGTTTTGCAAGTGGAAGCTGGGCAGATTTAA
- a CDS encoding SusC/RagA family TonB-linked outer membrane protein, with the protein MKKRLTMLLASLFLFVGAALAQVQVSGVVTSSEDGEPIIGASVKVVGTKTGTVTDPTGSFKLEVPNTNARLEVSYVGMMTKTVKAERQLKVTLDPDNRNLDEVVVVAYGTAKKSAYTGAASEIKADKIVNRQTSNITSALVGSMAGVQVIQDNGQPGQEMTIRVRGVSSINGSMKPLYVVDGVPFDGELSSINPSDIEKITTLKDAVSTSLYGSRGANGVVMITTKRGQLGRAKINVDAKWGATSRELPNYDVIKDPKTYYELLYKGYYNTYLGSGRTAAQAHSLANSRILQRATGYRIWTLPRGESLVNEDGTLNSKATLGYSDGKNFFTVDDWEKESFKTTLRQEYNVNVSGASDAFNYYTSFGYLNDQGIIKGSGFERLSARSNLEYKARPWLTIGSNIAFIHINSAKPGNQDGNNTSSSANVFNIAYTLAPVYPMYVRGTDGNILYNTTTGKKIYDYGDGSSTAFTRNHMSIANPIGSLVYDKREFLHDIFEGNWFARFDLTHGFTATARLGVNTDNMVYHLSRNPLYGQSAANGGDNSGELNRESAFTHQYLLNYANSFGKHNVSAVAGFEGYLYKFEAISAQGQNLYKLNDYTVGNTIDQRSGDGQIHEYRTAGIFFSGNYNFEERFFLSLGYRRDGTSAFSKDNRWGNFANIGLGWNLKKESWLSNVDALDLLKVRASFGQTGNDNHLQSLSDVDQDFANYTFYAYEDQYKVTGSNGVFSDAMLRYKGNPNLKWEKTNAFDFGADYSLWKGRLSGSLDFYYRATSNLLDFKKVALSNGYSAYPVNMGTVQNYGIELEANYEIIKRKDVNWNVSLNATWMGNRIQSLSADYDNGRYITANRMYREGGAIYNFYLVEYAGVDAATGKALYKGAKTTTDANGNEVAQTDANGNIIEELTDNWQNAFKYNRKETGNILPKVYGGFSSTVNWKGIDLSLQTSYQLGGKLLDTGYEFFMSSGSDFKGGQGVHKDLLKSWTLANPSTDVPRFNLTDDYASARSSRFLITSNFFSIDNITLGYTLPRQWLSSAGIEQLRVYFAADNLYVFSGRKGMDPRQTFTGANNRQYSARRTLSLGVKLGF; encoded by the coding sequence ATGAAAAAAAGACTAACAATGCTTCTTGCCAGTCTCTTCCTGTTTGTGGGAGCGGCATTGGCACAGGTTCAAGTCAGCGGCGTCGTCACGTCTTCTGAAGACGGCGAACCCATCATCGGAGCTTCCGTGAAGGTGGTAGGCACCAAGACAGGAACTGTTACCGACCCTACGGGCAGCTTCAAACTCGAAGTTCCCAATACGAATGCTCGTTTAGAAGTGTCGTATGTCGGCATGATGACCAAGACCGTCAAGGCAGAACGACAGCTGAAAGTGACCCTCGACCCCGACAACCGCAACTTAGACGAAGTGGTGGTGGTGGCCTATGGCACTGCGAAAAAGTCGGCCTACACGGGTGCAGCCTCTGAAATCAAAGCCGATAAAATTGTCAATCGGCAGACGTCTAACATCACTTCGGCCCTCGTTGGCTCGATGGCCGGCGTGCAAGTGATACAGGACAACGGACAGCCGGGACAGGAAATGACCATCCGTGTGCGGGGTGTCAGCTCGATTAACGGCAGTATGAAACCGCTGTATGTGGTAGACGGCGTTCCCTTTGACGGCGAACTCTCGTCGATCAACCCCTCGGACATCGAGAAAATCACTACCCTCAAAGATGCCGTTTCTACCTCTCTCTATGGTTCGCGCGGTGCTAATGGCGTGGTGATGATTACCACCAAACGCGGACAATTGGGCCGGGCCAAGATCAATGTCGATGCCAAATGGGGAGCTACGTCGAGAGAATTGCCCAACTACGACGTCATCAAAGACCCAAAAACCTATTACGAACTGCTCTACAAAGGCTATTACAACACGTATTTGGGAAGCGGTCGCACCGCAGCTCAGGCCCATTCGCTGGCCAACAGCCGCATTTTGCAACGCGCAACAGGTTATCGCATCTGGACTTTGCCCCGCGGTGAAAGTCTCGTGAACGAAGATGGCACGCTCAACAGTAAGGCTACACTGGGCTATAGCGACGGAAAGAACTTCTTCACAGTGGACGATTGGGAAAAAGAATCGTTCAAAACCACACTCCGACAGGAGTATAACGTTAACGTTTCGGGCGCCTCCGACGCATTCAACTATTACACCTCCTTCGGCTATCTCAACGACCAGGGTATCATTAAAGGCTCGGGCTTCGAGCGTCTTTCGGCTCGTAGCAACTTAGAATACAAGGCTCGACCCTGGCTCACAATAGGTTCGAACATCGCTTTCATCCATATCAACAGTGCCAAACCGGGAAATCAGGACGGCAACAATACCAGTAGCTCGGCCAATGTCTTCAATATAGCCTACACCCTGGCCCCTGTTTATCCGATGTATGTGCGCGGTACGGATGGCAACATCCTGTATAACACCACGACAGGAAAGAAGATCTACGACTACGGAGACGGTAGCAGTACGGCGTTCACACGTAACCATATGTCGATTGCCAACCCTATCGGTTCGCTGGTTTACGACAAACGCGAGTTCCTTCACGACATCTTCGAGGGCAACTGGTTTGCTCGCTTCGACCTGACCCATGGCTTTACGGCCACGGCACGCCTGGGTGTGAACACCGATAATATGGTTTATCACCTCTCACGCAACCCGCTTTACGGACAATCAGCCGCAAACGGCGGCGACAACTCGGGCGAACTCAACCGCGAGTCGGCCTTTACTCATCAGTATCTGCTCAACTATGCCAACAGCTTCGGCAAGCATAACGTTAGTGCTGTGGCCGGTTTTGAAGGCTATCTCTACAAGTTCGAGGCCATCTCGGCTCAAGGACAGAACCTCTATAAGCTCAACGACTACACCGTAGGAAATACCATCGACCAACGAAGCGGCGACGGACAGATACACGAATACCGCACGGCAGGTATCTTCTTTAGCGGTAATTACAACTTCGAAGAGCGTTTCTTCCTGAGCTTAGGCTATCGTCGGGATGGCACTTCGGCCTTTTCGAAAGACAATAGATGGGGAAACTTCGCCAATATCGGCTTGGGTTGGAACCTGAAAAAGGAGAGTTGGCTTAGCAATGTCGACGCATTGGACTTGCTAAAGGTGCGCGCCTCGTTCGGACAGACGGGTAATGACAACCATTTGCAAAGCCTCAGCGACGTAGATCAAGACTTTGCCAACTACACTTTCTATGCTTACGAAGACCAATACAAAGTGACGGGATCGAATGGGGTGTTCTCCGACGCGATGTTGAGATACAAAGGAAATCCCAATCTCAAGTGGGAGAAGACCAATGCCTTTGACTTCGGAGCGGATTATTCGCTTTGGAAAGGCCGGCTCTCAGGTTCTTTGGACTTCTATTACCGAGCAACGAGCAATCTTCTCGACTTTAAAAAGGTGGCTTTGTCTAACGGTTACAGTGCCTATCCCGTCAATATGGGAACCGTTCAGAACTATGGCATTGAACTGGAAGCCAATTACGAGATCATCAAACGTAAGGACGTGAACTGGAATGTGTCGCTGAATGCCACCTGGATGGGCAACCGCATTCAGTCGCTTTCAGCCGATTACGACAACGGACGTTACATTACGGCCAACAGAATGTATCGCGAGGGTGGAGCTATCTACAACTTCTACCTCGTAGAATATGCCGGTGTAGACGCCGCGACAGGTAAAGCTCTCTACAAAGGAGCCAAAACCACGACCGATGCAAACGGAAACGAGGTGGCACAAACCGATGCCAACGGCAACATTATAGAAGAGTTGACCGACAATTGGCAGAACGCTTTCAAATATAACCGTAAGGAAACGGGCAACATTCTGCCCAAGGTGTACGGCGGTTTCAGTTCGACGGTGAACTGGAAGGGCATTGATTTATCGCTGCAAACCAGTTATCAGTTAGGCGGAAAGCTGTTAGACACGGGCTATGAGTTCTTTATGAGCAGCGGTTCCGACTTCAAAGGCGGACAGGGAGTTCACAAAGACCTACTTAAATCCTGGACTTTGGCCAATCCATCGACCGATGTTCCGCGCTTCAACCTCACCGACGACTATGCCAGTGCTCGTTCTTCGCGCTTCCTGATCACGTCGAACTTCTTCTCGATCGACAACATCACGTTGGGCTACACCCTGCCCCGGCAGTGGCTGAGCTCAGCAGGCATCGAGCAATTGCGCGTCTACTTCGCCGCCGACAACCTCTATGTCTTCAGCGGTCGTAAAGGAATGGATCCGCGCCAGACCTTCACAGGCGCCAACAACCGGCAATATTCGGCCCGCAGAACCCTGTCGCTGGGCGTGAAACTGGGCTTCTAA
- a CDS encoding glycosyltransferase family 1 protein produces MNAERKTIVGFDAKRIVRNGTGLGAYGRTLVNALSALGDDLRLLLYAPDEGRKELTSQLTTARNVQWVYPVRARNALTKAWWRSKGIVEDLKRDGVCLFHGLSGELPQGIRKAGIPAIVTIHDLIFMRHPEYYHWWDAWIYTRKFRQTLKEAQRIIAISECTKRDIVELGRFPAERIEVIYQSCGTRFAGRQAEKHLHEVARRWQLPARFVLNVGTIEARKNILLAVKALPLLPEDVHLVVVGRCTGYGEKVKRQAQRLGVAPRLHFLHGVCNEDLPAVYQLAEAFVYPSRYEGFGLPIIEAIQSGLPVVACTGSCLEEAGGPHCLYVAPDDVEGMAHALHQSLKGAPGRDERIEKSRAYVRKFENKDVASQVKNLYRQMGR; encoded by the coding sequence ATGAATGCAGAAAGAAAAACGATTGTTGGCTTTGATGCCAAACGCATTGTTCGCAACGGAACGGGGCTTGGAGCTTATGGTCGGACGCTGGTCAATGCGTTGTCGGCCTTGGGAGACGACCTTCGGTTGCTGCTCTACGCACCCGACGAAGGCCGAAAAGAACTCACCAGTCAGCTCACAACAGCTCGTAACGTGCAGTGGGTTTACCCCGTGCGGGCCCGAAACGCACTGACCAAGGCTTGGTGGCGCAGCAAAGGCATCGTGGAAGACTTGAAAAGAGACGGCGTCTGCCTCTTCCACGGCCTCTCGGGCGAACTTCCACAGGGCATCCGCAAGGCGGGCATACCGGCCATTGTCACCATACACGACCTGATCTTTATGCGTCATCCCGAGTATTATCATTGGTGGGACGCGTGGATCTATACCCGTAAGTTTCGCCAAACGCTGAAGGAGGCGCAGCGTATCATCGCTATCAGCGAGTGTACCAAGCGCGATATTGTGGAGCTGGGACGTTTTCCGGCCGAACGAATCGAAGTGATTTATCAAAGCTGCGGCACGAGATTCGCCGGTCGTCAGGCGGAGAAGCATCTGCACGAGGTGGCCCGGCGGTGGCAACTTCCTGCGCGTTTCGTGCTCAACGTGGGTACCATCGAGGCGCGGAAAAACATCCTCTTGGCCGTCAAGGCTCTGCCGTTACTACCCGAGGATGTGCATTTGGTGGTGGTAGGACGGTGCACCGGCTATGGAGAAAAGGTGAAAAGGCAGGCCCAGCGGTTGGGGGTGGCTCCTCGGTTGCACTTCCTTCATGGCGTGTGCAACGAAGATCTGCCCGCCGTCTATCAGTTGGCCGAGGCCTTTGTTTATCCCTCTCGCTACGAAGGATTCGGTTTGCCCATCATCGAAGCCATACAAAGCGGTCTGCCGGTGGTGGCCTGCACGGGTTCGTGTCTGGAGGAAGCGGGCGGTCCGCACTGTCTATACGTGGCCCCGGACGACGTGGAAGGGATGGCTCACGCCCTGCATCAATCGCTGAAAGGTGCCCCCGGAAGAGACGAACGCATCGAGAAAAGCCGAGCTTATGTGCGGAAGTTTGAAAATAAAGATGTGGCCAGCCAAGTGAAAAATCTGTATCGACAGATGGGAAGATGA
- a CDS encoding RagB/SusD family nutrient uptake outer membrane protein, protein MKISRYISMLAGAALLGSCLDTAPLGDTITEAQKKQTIEDQPKRLAAGVSGALANFYAYKQTVKTHADFGYPAIMLILESRGVDMVSEDIGYNWFSSPLTYADVNYTSSSNKIIWQTLYNQIRSANDVTAKVDATTTNKQYQFNLAQAYTVRAFDYFKLVQIYQQTYGSIDPDKKLGVPLITEKNQNTAKEEGCARATVKATYQQILDDLNNAVTLFNSSGIERDDKRYANEYVARAIRAQVYLTMKNYSAALTDAEYVINNSGATPYSQNDAAKPTFVSINDDSWLWGIKTAETDDVVQSQIVNFPSHMGSLCFGYASVGSWRRVNKKLYNSIPSTDVRKGWFLDADTLSSNLSAAQQSYVIAEVGAPPYAQVKFNAYKGVLGQSINASDIPLIRIEEMYYIKAEAEAMGGNPTAGAATLTSFVTTYRNPSYTFTGTTAAQVQEEVFQQKRIEFWGEGIIWFDYMRLGKAFDRRGGGFEAASCYNIPAGDNALIYPLPLDEVQYNKKIGNANNNPTASKPTAVADI, encoded by the coding sequence ATGAAAATTTCAAGATATATATCGATGCTGGCAGGAGCTGCTCTCTTAGGGAGCTGCCTCGACACGGCACCTTTAGGAGACACCATCACAGAGGCACAGAAGAAGCAAACCATAGAAGACCAGCCCAAAAGGCTTGCTGCCGGCGTTTCGGGAGCATTGGCCAACTTCTATGCTTACAAGCAAACGGTGAAGACACATGCCGACTTCGGCTACCCCGCCATTATGCTTATCCTCGAATCGAGAGGCGTAGACATGGTGTCGGAAGACATCGGTTACAACTGGTTTTCAAGCCCTTTGACCTACGCCGACGTGAATTATACCAGTAGCAGCAACAAGATCATCTGGCAAACACTTTACAATCAGATACGAAGTGCCAATGATGTGACCGCAAAAGTGGACGCAACAACCACCAATAAGCAGTATCAGTTCAACCTGGCACAGGCTTACACCGTGCGGGCGTTCGACTATTTCAAGCTCGTTCAGATCTATCAGCAAACCTATGGCTCGATAGATCCCGACAAAAAACTGGGCGTTCCCCTCATCACCGAGAAGAATCAAAACACGGCAAAAGAAGAAGGATGCGCCCGTGCAACGGTGAAAGCGACCTATCAGCAGATTCTTGACGACCTCAACAACGCCGTGACGCTGTTCAACAGCTCAGGAATCGAGCGCGACGACAAACGTTATGCCAACGAATATGTGGCTCGCGCCATCCGCGCCCAGGTGTATCTCACGATGAAGAACTACAGTGCGGCTCTGACCGATGCCGAATACGTCATCAACAACAGCGGAGCCACGCCCTATTCGCAGAACGATGCTGCCAAGCCTACCTTCGTTTCGATCAACGACGACTCGTGGCTTTGGGGCATTAAGACGGCCGAAACGGACGACGTAGTTCAGAGTCAGATCGTCAACTTCCCCTCTCACATGGGCTCATTGTGCTTCGGTTACGCCAGTGTAGGGTCTTGGCGCAGGGTGAATAAGAAGCTTTACAACAGCATTCCCTCGACAGATGTACGCAAAGGCTGGTTCCTCGACGCCGACACCTTATCTTCCAACCTCTCAGCAGCCCAACAAAGCTACGTCATCGCCGAGGTAGGGGCTCCGCCTTACGCTCAAGTGAAGTTCAATGCCTATAAGGGCGTGTTGGGACAGAGCATCAACGCATCGGATATTCCCTTGATTCGCATCGAAGAAATGTATTATATCAAAGCCGAAGCCGAAGCCATGGGCGGTAATCCCACAGCGGGTGCTGCCACGCTCACCAGCTTTGTAACGACCTATCGCAACCCTTCGTACACCTTTACGGGCACAACGGCGGCCCAGGTGCAAGAAGAGGTGTTCCAACAGAAGCGAATAGAGTTCTGGGGAGAAGGCATTATCTGGTTCGACTACATGCGTTTGGGCAAAGCATTCGACCGTCGTGGCGGTGGCTTCGAAGCCGCATCATGCTACAATATCCCTGCCGGCGACAACGCTTTGATTTATCCGCTGCCCTTAGACGAGGTGCAATACAACAAGAAGATTGGCAATGCCAACAACAATCCCACAGCCTCTAAGCCCACAGCCGTGGCAGACATCTAA